The genomic stretch TTTCAATTGGGATCAGCTGGTTTGATCAGTGACAGTTAAGTGTTAGCTAGAGAAGTAATGCCTTGGTTTCCTACTTGCGTCACATTTCAACAGGTTGGTGAACTCAAGTTGTTAGCAAAGAATGAAATACTAATTCGGTCTCGCTTTTCTAAACCAACTGCGTGAATTTTTGCAATCGTGTAGGGTTCGTGACTGTTGTGTTGATTGACGTTCCGAAATGTGATTGACATCGATCTCTTTCTAAATCGAGAAGAAATGTAAATCCTTACATTTCCCGAGTCCTGCACCCTAACTACGCGTGATGACTATATACACATGGGCAAAATATCCGTATCAATAAAGGTTCTTGTCAACTTTACTTTAATTTCCCTAAGTTCAATAATAAAAGGTATTATGGAGCAATTCTATGAGTAACGTAATTATAGCATGTTAATACGAAGATGGAAGagacgaaaagaagaaaagaaaatggacaaaAGTTTACATGATTCGGTTGACCAAGGAAAGGTTCCTTGGAAGCCCGCATTCACGATAGGAATTCCCATTCGATTTAGCTTCTTGGGAGAGATTCATTCTCTTTAAATAAAGAAGAGTGCAACATATTGACTAAACATAGCctatgatttttatgataaatGTAGTTATTACACATTGAACCTTGATCCTCAATCTTATTACGATTTGACAAGTTTAACTTGCCAATACTCCCTCTCCAAGTTGGGGTGAAGATGTCTTCTGAGGTCAACTTGGCCAATATTTGTTGAAATTCTTCTTTAGAAAGAGGTTTGGTAAAAACATCAGCAAGTTGTTCTTCGCTTTGAACATAAGGAGTCTCGATAGTTTTGTCCTGAACTTTCTCTCAAATAAAATGATAGTCAACTTCTTTGCGTTTTATTCTTTCATGGTAGATTGGATTTGACGCAATGTGAGTTGTTGTTTGGTTATCACAAAATAGCCTCATAGGAGCATGAGATCCTTCAAGACCCAAGTCACTCAATAATAAGCAAAATTAAACCAATTCACATGTGGCAAATGTCGTAGCTCTGTATTCTGCTTTAGCCTTCCAACAAGTAACCACAttctgcctttttcttttctatgtaaCAAGATTACCTCCTATAATAGTACAAAAACTGGTGGCGGACTTGCTATCAGTTGGACTGCCAGCCCAATTAACATCAGCATATCTTACAACCTCTGTGTGACCATGTTTCTTTGTAAGAATGCCACGTCCTTGACATGACTTCAAATACTTCAATATACGGTCGATAACCTCCATGTGGCCTTAGGTAGTAGCATTCATAAATTGACTTACAAAGCTAATGCCTTATGTAATATCTGTTCAAGTGATAGTCAGATTGATTAGCCGACCAATTAATCTTTGAGTCAAGTGAGCTCCGTATATAAGTTCATATGAAGGTTATGGTCTTGAgtcaattataaaaatgttcatAGATAATGCAAGAGAGCAAAGACATTACCAAAAGTTTGAGCCTTATTTCTCAAGTCAGAACTCGGCTAAGACACACCGCTAGAGGACAATAGTTGTTGGAGTTGCAAAGCGATTTGGCTCAAAGATGTTTGAAGATCTGTAGTAGTAACTTGACTGGAAAATTTAGGATCCGTAGTCTTATATATAACCTTGTCCTTATCGGGTTGCAACTAAGAGTGCATGTCCCAACCACGAACCTGTGTATGCCCATCTTTGCTGCAATGAGATTAATGAAGCTTGGTATTACAGTCGTGACTTTTCCCTTTACCGCCATTAAAACGAGTGTCGGTATCGATTCGGTTGCTAACATTAGTTGCATTAGCCAATTCTCTAGCGGTTATCCCCCTGGTTTGGGTTCAATATTCACCAACCTTCAATGATTTTCTTCTTATTGAATAATGGCACATGCATTAGTAAATGATGGTAGGGTAGCATTCATGATAATCTGTCTCTTAACATCTTCATGTCCAGATCAAATACTAGAAAGCAATTGAAATATGTGATCATGTTCTTCTTGCTGAGTATACACATCGACTGATTGAACTGGGGGATGATATTGTTGGAGTTAATACCATTTCCTTTTGAGATTGCCAAGGTGTTCAGTAAAAGATCGGCTAGAGGCTTGCTCAATATGAACAATCTCATGTTGCAACTCAAAAATCCGGGAAGCATTATTCTGATGTGGGCACAAAACGAAGAAAGTCCCATAGGACCTTCGTAgtctcaaaatatgaaaaatctaTGAGGATCCATggaattaaaatatttttcccatgACAAGATTGCCTACAGTTCGCCACTCTGACATATTTAGGATCAGTTATAGGAGGGGGCTTGATCAAGCCATTAACATGCCCCAACTTTGATCTACCTCGAAGAGCGATTGTAACTACGTCAAACAATGGAAGATAATGGTGACCATTAAGAGGGATAGAGGTGAGACCAGTGTTCAATTCATTTGAGCAAGAACTAGCCAAATTGTTGGCAACAAAGGTGCTGGTCATTGTGCAAAATGAACAAAAACGAGAGAACTTAACTGATTATAAAGACAAGGTGCAATTGCCAATGAAGCAGAGGGGGCGCAAGAGCTTGATTTCGCTCTTGTTTGCCGGTGGTTCCCTTAATCAAGCCACTGCTCGCTTGCCCCGAAATGACCTAGCCCAATTGGGAAATCCATCTCTGATACCATATAGCGAGTTGATACAAAGATGaaagagacaaagaaaaatgaacaaaggTTCTACGTAGTTCGGTTGACCAAGGAAAGGATCCTTGGAGCCTACATCCATAGTAGAAATCCCTGTTCAACTTAACTTGTTGGGGGAGATTCATTCTCCTTAAATAAAGAAGAGTACAACATATTTGCTAAACACAGCCTATGACTTTTATGGTGAATACAACTGTTACATATTAAACCTTAATCATCAGCCTAATCATGATTTGGAAAGTTTGTCTCGCCAAACAGTGATTATGAGAAATATCCAAAATGCCATGATTTCCTTTTTGTATATATTGTTGTTTTTCCCTAAATCAAGGTACATATTATCATCTTTAGAATATTGCGGTAAGTGCCGGAACAAGAATGCAGCTGGGGATATGGGTGCTGGACAGACATGCTCTAGGATACTCTGGATTCCAAGCATCAAAACTCATGCACTGACATGCTAGCGAGTGAGCAATGTACATGTAATAAAGAATCTGGCCTTAAAAAGAAcatgcaataaaaaattatatgtatattgtgTCTGTCAATCATGTAGGGactccttttctcttctctctccacaCTGCTTAACTAACTTGTTAGTTTAGTCTTAGATGTATTGAAAGAACCAGCTCTGTTCGTTCGTTTCCAGGGGATCACTAATCATCGTTTTCAATGAGATTAGGGccattaattaattacatttttttagacTAGTAGTTTGATAGTATAGCCTGTACAATCTATCTTTAACTAGTGACAGAGATTCCTTCACTGAACTTATTATGTCCATTGATTTGATTTCTGATTAGATGAATCTACTCAGTTCCGCCCTTCATATGCTCTAAACCAGCTAAACTGATGAATGAAAAATTGCTCTCATCAAGTAATTAAATGCATGCGCGCCTTTATCAGCGACAGGATATGAACGGTAGCTCCAACGATTACGAGGAAAAGAAATATTCGATGAGTTTATTCCAGTAGGTTAATGATGGTTCAATAGTGGAATGGCGTGAGTTCATGCCTTCTTTCTTTGGAGCATCAACATGAGGCTCGtcatatttcaaaatttgattatttttatgcAACAGAATGAATTTACTGCATGTacgaaattttcattttctaggTGATTTTGTCACACCTTGCGGGACTTTGAAATGAAGTTGTGAGAGGTTTATTCCATGTTATACAGGTCAATAAGTTACTATTTGTATAGACTGAATTTAATAATAGCTTCTTTTAAGCCTTCCGTTAGTAGACTAAGTGTtaggaaaggagaaaaaaaatctatgccATCCAAAATCTTTCTCCATGTGTCGACTTCTCGCGTTAAATTGAAGGCATAAGTTTCTCCTAAATTAAGAGGATCTCAATCCTTATATTTGTTTCACAATAAGAGTCCTATAAAATACAGCCCATTTGAAACAACTATGCCATCTAAGAGAAATCTTTCCTAGCTACTCGAAGCGCCCTTAGTTCTTGTATATACAAAATTGCCACTCATAGATTGGTCAAGGAACGTGGCAGACCAATGCATACACCTATGTGACCACACCTAATGACAATAATTTCCAATTCTTTGACTCACCGAATTATGATTTTGTCATTTCTATGCCCTTAGAGACTACAACCCATCAAGAGTTTTGGTACAGGTCATGATGGGACCAACCTCACTGTGGAATAGCTTGACAAAAACAGTTAGGAAAGGATTCAAACCACGTCAACTAAATCCAACAAATCGTGACCAATTGCTTACCCACCAGTGCAAAGTCAACACCCGAAACATTATCTTATGATTAATCTGAAACCTTGGATTTCACAACTGTAATCCATCATGTTGGGGCTCCTTTTGTCGATCTTTCCTACTTTAAAAGCTGTGTCCTGGAGACTTAAACAGGGCGTGTAAGAATAATATGCCATGTTGTCAATCTTTACTATGTGTTCAAATTTCGTGAGTGGACCGAGTagcaatttgaattttcaatcaCATTTGAACAAGTCTATGCGGGTTTTGACTCGCTTCTTGCACAGTTCATGCTGTTAGAAGGATATTTCATGAACTCCGAAATTTTACCGACCTACGGTACGCTTTCCCGTCATCATAGAAAAGCAGTAAATAatggttgaacaagcatttcaAGCCCTAATTGCCACTACACTAAGATTGATCGTAGGATATAAATAGATAGTTTTTTTCCTACCAGGGTTAGAGGAAATATACTCCTATTTTCGTCTCATCATGTATAACCTTGGGTTTTCGACATGAAGGGTCtcctcttttcatttctttttttaacctttttgatAGGTCATTAACTCAGAGAAAGAATTTGAGATAGGATAAAACCTAAGACCTTGATTGTGGTCATCTTAAGATGGATAGATACTATGCCACTTTTCTCAGTTCCAAGGAGGATCAAGTATTTGCTTTTGCTGTATtggaaaggagaaaatgaaTTAGCTCATGTAAGTGAGAACTCCTTATACTTTTTAAGAAGGGTAATCAAAGCGAGACGACATTCGTCGAAATAACATGCATAtctatgttttctttcttgatttAAACCTAGATAACAGTCCCGCATTAACAGAACCTCCATGCTTATCAATTAATGTCCTCGATGGGTTAAGTGAATACACTGAAGAATTCATAATAGTTTAAGTTAGACACCCATCTCTCTCAATCTATTTCCACTAGATCGTTCAGCTTCTATATTTTGAATCATGCTCAGAGCCTCTTGCCCGATCAGCACATGGTGCTCGACCGACGAGATATAAAACTGCAAGTGGCTCTTCAATATGAAGGGCGAACTCAAAAACATATGCCGCCTCAAATAAGTTTGTGGCTGCAGTTTCTTTATTAACTTGCAATTCTGCTGGTGATTTCTCTTCATTCATCACAACCAGCATAATTAGGCGTAATCGTTGATCCAGCTTACCTCCCCGAAAATGAATTTCGAAGTTCGGCATCAACTATTTATTCTCTACTAAACTGTCTTGAAAGTTCATGAAAAAGAATTAAGAAGCAAGCTCCATTAACTCGAGATAATGTAATAGCATCCCTTTGTTCCCCACACTCCAAATGCCAAAAAACATAGAACCCTCTACTGAATAATCCCTAGCTTACACGCGGCAAAGGTCGACTTGGGTGGCTGAGAAATGGACGGGAAATCATCGCTCGAACTTGTCGGTTTGGCAAATTTCCTCACGGGATTGCGACCTCTTGATAACGAAAAATCATGTAGAATGGAGGCTTTTTTGATGACTTGCACAACACATAGCTAGAACTAAGATACGTGATGACTGAGAAAACTAGCTCCCATTGACCTAGGATACATAAACTATATATGTGTAGCCTATCAACATCCCACATTTCAATTTCAACCCTAAAATATTTCATTACAGTATGAACCTTCGAGGCACAGGAGGACGAAGAATCAGTTATTGCTTTGTATCCCTCCCCTAAACTATAGTGTTGTCCCGCGTGGGATGTGACCAATGAAAATTTGTTGGTGATCCTAGATGTGAACCTTTTTGGGCGACTCGGATATAGATTCTACATATAGAAGTGTGAAAAAGATGAATGGAGAACCAAGGTCAGCTGGCTAGAGACAGAAGAAAAGGTCATTCTACATCTACTTTGTGATTCTTACATTACTCATAATGCATAAGTATTCACAAattggagatgaagatgaaggaatTAGCATGGAATTAGGCTGAATAATAAGCTATGTCTCTTCCGCGAAGATTCCCGCCTATACCTACCCAAACTTATAATCGATGTTTACCTTACTTCCTTTAAAACAGAACAACAAACGACatgcaattaatcaaaaattaattaagtttaAACGTCGCAGTTTATAGGCCACCGTAAGTATTATTGATTTAGTGGTATCTTGTCAACATGTCACATGATCACGATATCATTATTGCATAACTAATCTTTATTTCCTCTTCAAACATGCGATTTCTTTTAAACTAGTTAGATAGATAATTATCCGAGAGATGCAGCTAACGTGAttagggggagagagagagagagagagagagagcttcgcAAACCGTGCCATGTCCAATATGTCAAAAGCATCTATGGAGCTCTAGGTGCCTTTCTGTTTGTGTTTCCAAGgagtctttgtgtttttttgaaTGCCCCATTTCAACCATTCGCTTTCAGACAAACACATACCCCAATTGAATTCCTCGTCTCCGATGCAAATGCCAAACATCCTTCTCAAAAAGCACACGTTGAACTTGCATGTGCCTTCGTCAAGGAAAGAACCACCAAATATAGGTctcttcatcagccaaaaagGTATTCCTAATCCATACAATATCGATTATCAACGCAAAGGAGAAGTTTCAGAAGTTCAGATGCCACAACCCATAATTATACAAACAACAACTTTCATCACGACAGACTACAAAGATGTTACACCACTTTAGTTACCACCAAGCAAGGAGAAAAAAAGCCCACagcaagggggaaaaaagaaaaacaaacgagCCTTCACTGAGATATGTTCAGTTCATTCATTAGGGTTCCTCCAAACACCATTACCATCTTCTCGTCACTAACAAGCCTCTAAGTCTGATCACCGTATGCGCGAAACCATTAAGCACTATCAATTTCATGATGTCCAAGCATTTAAGACGACGAACGGTGTGCAAGTAAGTAATCGACAAGCGCACGTGATGGTTAAACTCACTCCCCACACATGGTCAAGAACCGTGGCCCGACAAAACTCGACTCGTCGACGGGACTGCATTCTTGAACTGAACCTTGTTGATGAGCAGCTTCACAGCTTGAAGTGGAAGTGATCAGAGGAGGATAAGCCAGAGAGctcatgtcatcccacccattaCTGAAGCCACCACCTCCACAAGCAATACCGTCATTGTTattccccatcatcatcatcatcagctcTTCCCCTAGCAAGAACTCCAACCCCTCAAGCCTTTGTGTGTCGTTCAGGTTGCTGGTTCCCATTAAATCCCCGAGCTCGGCTGGGAAATTACCCCCTTGCCCTTGCGGCATCTGTGAATTGCCTCCTGCATCCAAGTTGTACTGGCTATGGACAAATTGAGAGCCATGTACAGAGTTGGGGTTAATGTTTCCAATGAGCGATGGATCGTAAGGGTTGTGTGATGACGAAGACGATGTCGAGCCCTCACTCGAGAACTGATAGCTCGTGGAATCATAGTTGACGGGGAGATGATTGCTGCTGTGGTTGGAAAACTTCCCTCCAAGCTTGATGAGCAGCTTCCGGATCGATGCATGGTCATTAAGAGCAGTTGTTGCGGTTGCGGCTTCGTGGAATGTGTATGGCATTGGGGTAGAAGGAAGTTGTGGCCAATATGGAGTGATTTGTGTGTTGTTGCAGGTGAAAGAATAGTCCATGGAATTAGTATTACTTTTGCCAACTGATATTCCACTCTTCAATTCTTGCTTCAAGCTTCCACTTCCTCTTCTTGCACTGGGGTCTTTTCTTTGCTTGCCCAGAAGCTTCTTCTTCAGCCTTGTGTTCCAATAGTTCTTTATGTCGTTATCTGTTCTTCCTGGTAATTGTGCTGCAATTATAGACCACCTGTTCATGCCCAAAACCACCAAAAGAAATCAGCAATTGTTCTTCGCAACATTCTCAAGACAGTAGCACCCGGAACCTAACTAAATTAATAATCCCCATGAATATTATGACCTAATCTAGAATACCTATTAAGATGTTGCGCATCTAATTAATTCCAAAAGTTTTTTGAGTATGTAGTAATATGTACCTGCTTCCAATGCTTATGTAGAGGCTACAAATCAAGTTATCTTCTTCTTCGGAGAATCCCCCGTGCTTGATGTTCGGGCGGAGATAGTTCAACCATCGGAGGCGGCAGCTCTTTCCGCATCTCTTAAGGCCTAATCAACGATCGCCAAGAAACAATTGTTGAAAATTCGGAAGAATGAAACGACATGctactaggttttttttttcct from Rhodamnia argentea isolate NSW1041297 chromosome 2, ASM2092103v1, whole genome shotgun sequence encodes the following:
- the LOC115739638 gene encoding transcription factor RAX3-like is translated as MGRAPCCDKANVKKGPWSPEEDAKLKSYIEKHGTGGNWIALPQKIGLKRCGKSCRLRWLNYLRPNIKHGGFSEEEDNLICSLYISIGSRWSIIAAQLPGRTDNDIKNYWNTRLKKKLLGKQRKDPSARRGSGSLKQELKSGISVGKSNTNSMDYSFTCNNTQITPYWPQLPSTPMPYTFHEAATATTALNDHASIRKLLIKLGGKFSNHSSNHLPVNYDSTSYQFSSEGSTSSSSSHNPYDPSLIGNINPNSVHGSQFVHSQYNLDAGGNSQMPQGQGGNFPAELGDLMGTSNLNDTQRLEGLEFLLGEELMMMMMGNNNDGIACGGGGFSNGWDDMSSLAYPPLITSTSSCEAAHQQGSVQECSPVDESSFVGPRFLTMCGE